In Equus przewalskii isolate Varuska chromosome 6, EquPr2, whole genome shotgun sequence, one DNA window encodes the following:
- the LOC103562110 gene encoding olfactory receptor 8B3-like has product MASGNRSFMTEFTLLGLTDQPYLQLPLFFLFLVMYIFTALGNLGMMILIGLNSNLHTPMYFFLFNLSFIDFFYSSVFTPKMLVNFISKENIISYMGCMTQLYFFCFFGISECYVLTSMAYDRYVAIRKPLLYSVVMSHKVCSSLMLGSYLMAFSGAMAHIGCMLTLTFCDANTINHYLCDIFPLLQLSCTSTYVNELEVFIVVGINVIVPSVTIFVSYGFILSSILHISSTEGRSKAFGTCSSHIIAISIFFGSGAFMYLKPSSAASMNEGKISSVFYTNTVPLMNPLIYSLRNKDVKLALRKTQDKVLIRFSICLCT; this is encoded by the coding sequence ATGGCTTCTGGAAATCGTTCCTTCATGACAGAATTCACTCTATTGGGATTAACAGATCAACCATATCTTCAACTTCCCCTGTTCTTCCTGTTTCTAGTAATGTATATATTCACTGCATTGGGAAACTTGGGTATGATGATTTTAATTGGGCTGAATTCAAACCTACACACCCCaatgtactttttcctttttaatttgtccttcatagatttcttttattcatctgtttttaCACCCAAAATGCTAGTTAACTTCATATCTAAGGAGAATATTATCTCCTACATGGGGTGCATGACACAGCtttactttttctgcttttttggtaTTTCTGAATGCTATGTGCTGACATCAATGGCCTAtgatcgctatgtggccatcCGTAAACCACTTTTGTATAGCGTTGTCATGTCCCATAAAGTGTGTTCCAGCCTTATGCTTGGTTCATACTTGATGGCATTTTCTGGTGCCATGGCCCACATTGGATGTATGCTGACACTGACGTTCTGTGATGCAAATACCATCAACCATTATTTGTGTGAcatcttccctctgctccagctctcGTGCACGAGCACCTACGTCAATGAGCTGGAAGTTTTCATTGTGGTGGGCATCAATGTCATTGTGCCCAGTGTCACCATTTTTGTCTCTTATGGTTTCATCCTCTCCAGCATCCTTCACATCAGTTCCACAGAGGGCAGGTCCAAAGCATTCGGTACCTGCAGTTCCCACATAATTGCcatttctatcttctttggatCAGGTGCATTTATGTATCTCAAGCCATCTTCTGCTGCATCtatgaatgaaggaaaaatatcttCTGTCTTTTATACCAATACGGTTCCCTTGATGAATCCCTTAATTTATAGCCTgagaaataaagatgttaaaCTTGCTCTGAGAAAGACTCAGGATAAAGTTTTGATCAGATTCAGTATCTGTCTTTGCACGTAG